The genomic stretch AAAACCCGGGCCATATATTATCATCGGGATACGTATACACCCGTCATGGCACGAACGTTTATACTCGCTGTTACGTGTACGGAAATGCGACCCGTGATCGGCGGTGTAAATAATTAAAGTATTCTCCTGTAGCCCGAGTTCGGCAAGCGTGCTGCGTAACCGCCCGACATTTGAGTCCAGCGAGTTCACGCATCCGAGGTAGTCGGGGTACTCTTCCCGCCAGTCGCCTGCTGTATCAACAAGGTCGCCGGGGGGAGTAAAGTTTTTATACTTTTCTTTTGACCCGCGGGGCCCTTCGTGATGATTATGATCATTCTGGAAATGGGGTTCTATAAATGAAAGAAATAGGAAAAACGGTTGTTCATGGTTTACAGATGTAAGAAATTCTATTGTCCAATCAGTAAGAACGTCAACGCGGTAACGGTTCTCCGGGAATACGCGTTTATTCCCATTAATATCGAACATATGCCCGTCGTAGGAGTGTGAAGTGAACTCTAAAACATCAGATGCTAGCCAGTAGTCTTTGAACCCTCCCCGTCGATCGGAGGGGATAGCTTTCCTGGTAAAACTATCCGGTCCATCCTTCGGCCCTTGTGATGCGAGATGCCATTTGCCGATGTATCCAACATTATATCCCGCTGAGGATATGTGATGCGCAATAGTTTTTTCTTCCAACGGCAGCATACGGCCGTTAACGTGGCACCCGATTTCTGCGGGATATTTCCCGGTCATTAACGCAGCACGCGCGGGCCCGCAGACTGGCTGGCAGGTATACGCGTGGTTAAATCTCACGCCTTCTGCTGCCATACGGTCAAGGTTGGGGGTAAGATTTTCTACCGGAGGTATACCGTAACACCCGCAGGTATCCCATCGTTGCTGGTCCGCGAATACAAATAGTATATTTGGTTTCATAAATTTTAAGTTTTTGGCAATATTTTCGGCACTTTTTCACCGGCAGCTGCCATCCTGCGTTTTAACCGTTCCGCAAGCTCTGCCCTTACTTCTTTGTGGGAAGGCGAGGTAACCATATTATTTTTTTCATGCGGGTCAGATTCCATGTCATACAGGCAATCTTCGGTATATTCATCACTTGAAATATCACGCCCGGTTTTGTCCAACGCACAGACGCTGTATTTCCATTTATTTGTGCGTATCGCACGGCCGCACTGGGCGATACTTATCTGAAGAAATATATCGTCCTGCCAGTTTGTTGTATCACCATTAACCACTCTTTGCACCGCATTACCGCGCATATACGACGGCGGGGTAATCCCCGCTGTTGTTAGTACCGTTGGAGGAAGGTCTATGAGGCTTATAAGTTCTTCCACAACCTTACCTCCGGTAAAACCCGGCCCGTATATTATCATTGGTATGCGAATACATCCGTCATGACAGGAACATTTATATGTTTTGCTGGTACGCGTAAGGAAATGGTTGCCGTGGTCTGATGTATAGATTATCACCGTGTTTTTGTCTATCCCAAGTTTTTCAAGAGTTGAGCGTAGGCGTCCAAGGTTGTAATCTAAAGAGTTTACACACCCAAGGTAGTCAGGATATTCTTCCCGCCAGTTGCCCGCGGTATCCACAAGGTCGCCCGGTGGGATGAAATTTTTGTACTTATCCTTTGACCCGTGTGGGCCTTCAAAATGGTTGTGGTCATTCTGGTGATGAGGTTCGATATAAGAAAGAAACAGGAAGAAAGGTTTATCATTTTTCCTGTTCTCAAGGTATTCTATGGCCCAGTCTGTAGTTACATCAGCACGGAAGCGGTTCTCCGGGAATACGCGTTTATTACCGTCGCTATCGTACATATAACCGTCATACGAGTGTGAAGTGTGTTCAAGCACATCAGCGACTAGCCAGTAATCTTTAAACCCGCCTCTGCGTTCCGGCGGGACGGATAATATACCAAAATCGTTTGGGCCGTTCTTTGGCCCTTCTGACGCGAGATGCCATTTGCCTATATACCCAACTTCATATCCTGCGGAGGACATGTGATGGGCAATAGTTTTTTCTTCCAACGGCAGCATGCGGTGGTTAACGTGGCAACCTATTTCCGCAGGATATTTCCCGGTCATCAACGCTGCACGTCCCGGCCCGCAGATTGGCTGGCATGTGTACGCATGATTAAACCTCACCCCTTCGCTTGCCATACGGTCAAGGTTGGGGGTAAGATTTTCTACCGGAGGTATACCATAACACCCGCAGGTATCCCACCGTTGCTGGTCTGAAAATACGAATAATATGTTTGGTTTCATAATTATAATTATATCAAATATCAAGGTGGTTAGTATTGATAAATCGTTCATTTTAAATCGACAATTGTATGCTATAATTGTTAAAATATAATAATATGAAACAAAAAATACTTGATAATATTATTACCCCGGAATATCTGGAAAAAAGTTATCGCGAAGCTCCCGTTGAATTCAAAAACAGTATTGAGGAGTTGTATAAAGAAAATCCGGGGAATCAACTGGTAAAGTTCTGGTATATACGCCTGTTTTACACGGATAGTACTAAAGACAAGAAAAAAAATGAAACGTTTTTGTTGTTAGTATTGATACTGCTATCTTCGGTAATCCTGCAATTTAGTGATATCCTAAAAATATTTGGTGTTCAGTATACGCAAAACCAATACCTTACCGCCAACTTTTCATTTCCATTTATAATTGTGGCTATGATATACTTTTTCATTAATTTTGCAACAAAAACCAGGGATATAATAGTAATTTCAGCAGTGATTTTGTTAACTGTAATATACATAAATGTTTTGTATGTTCTCAATATGACTGGTACTAGATATCCGGCGAGTGTTTTAATCGCTCTTTATGATTTACCTCTATTTTTATGGTTACTCATTGGGACAGTATTTGAAGACAAAACGTTGCTGGATTATAAAAAATGGATAGGGTATATAAAAATTAACGGCGAGTTAATGGTTGTAGGTACAATATTGTCATCAGGGTTTCTGGTAGTTTTCTTACTATGCATGGTTTTGATTTCATCAATATTCCGGTTGCATTTCAGGACTGATATTGTTGCCGAGCTTACCTGGCCATATTTTGTTTCCGCTCCTCCAATACTGGCAGTTTATCTTGTATTAAGGAACAGGGATAGTTTAAAAAAGTTTATTGATAATTTAGCGAAAATATTTAATCCTGTAATGTTGATATTTGTAAGTATTTACTTAGCATTAATTATTTCTTCAAAACAAAACCCTTTTGAAGATAGAAATATTTTTATTATTTTAAACATAATATCGCTTATTATCTTGGCAATTTCGATATTTACTTATGTTGAAAAAGATATGGAAAAGTTATCACAAGTAGAAAAGGTTATAAATATTTCTTCTATCTGTTTAACCCTTATTATTGACTTAATAGCTCTTTCAGCGACAGTATACCGGTTAAAATCATTTGGATTTACACCTAACCGTATAACTGTGCTGATAGCCAACTTATTAATTCTTATCAATCTAGCCGGTATCTTGTACAATTTAATAAAGATTCAGTTGAAAAAAATTGATCAGGAAGTATTACAGATATGGATCGGGAAATATATGATCGTTTATCTTATTTGGACAGCTATCGTGGTATTTATATTCCCGGCTATCTTTGGATTTAAATAATGGACCAGTTTCAGTTACTGATAAAACCCGCAGGGCCGGACTGCAACCTCAACTGCAGTTACTGTTTTTACTCAAAAAAATCTGCGTTATTCCCGTCTACAAAAGTGCATAGGATGGATGATAAAATCGTGGATGCTATGGTGTCCCAGATATTATCCCAGAGGTTTCCTGTTTCAGTATTCTCGTGGCAGGGTGGGGAACCTACCATCGCGGGAATTGAGTTTTTCAGGAAAGTCGTCGCTGCGCAGATGAAGTACGGAACTAAAGGCCAGGTGGTAGCGAATTCGTTCCAAACAAACGGATATTTGTTAAACGACCAGTGGTGCAGCTTTTTTGCGGAGTATAAGTTTTTTGTTGGATTAAGTATTGACGGCCCGGGGGAACTTCATGATTATCACCGGAAAAACTTTGTAGGTGAAGGTTCATGGAGTAACGCTTACCGCGCTACGGGTATGCTTGAGAAACATAAGGTTGAATACAACATATTATCCGTTATCTCCCGCGCGGGACAGGATAAGGGTAAGGAAACTCTTCAGTGGTTTATAGGTAACGGGTTTAAGTACTTGCAGTTCATTCCATGTGTTGAGGTTGGAGATACAAGTGATGTTACTGACTATTCTGTAATCCCGGAAGGGTATGGACAGTTTTTGTGTGACATCTTCGATGTGTGGCACGAAAATCTTGATAAAAACGTTTCTATCCGCGATTTTGATTCTATCCTGGAAAAAATTGTCCTGGGTCGCCCGTCAATGTGCGTGTACAGCGTTGAATGCGGAGGTTATATGGTAGTGGAACATGACGGTAGTGTTTATCCCTGCGACTTTTTTGTGAACCCCGGGGATGCCCTGGGTAATGTGCTGACATCGAACCTCGCGGATATGTATGAATCCAAAAAGTATAGGGAGTTTAATAAACGTAAAGCCATTCTCCCGCAGTGTTGTGTCTCATGCGAGTATGTTAATTATTGTAATAACGGTTGCCAGAAGGACCGTGTGGGTAAGAATTTACCGAAAGGGACACAAACCTATCTATGCGCGGGGTACAAAAAATTTTTTGGGTATGCCCTGCCAAGATTAAAAGTAGTAGCGGAAGGGATTAAAATAAATATGGAGAATAAAAAGTAAGGATTAAAGGAAGGATGTTATTTGAAATCACGGTATGTGTTTTTAATAGCAGTAACAATATTTATGCCAATCATGCCGGTTTATTCAGTCGTTTTTAATGATAGCCCCGGTATGGAAAACGAATGGGGTTTCCGTCCGGAAAACGAAATTGTCAAACGCAACCCGCCGCCGTTTGTGTGGCGCCCACAGGTTGATGCTGTTAATTATGGCCTCCAGATCGCGCGAGATAAAGAATTTAGCGTTATTTTGTATGAAATAACAGGCCTTCAGCGTAACGTACACTGCCCGGATATAGTTTTAAGTACGGGAACGAATTTTTGGCATGTAAGGTATACCTCAAAGAACGGCGGGGTGTCAGATTGGAGCAAAACACGGAAGTTTACGATAGGTAATTCAGCGGTAAAATTTCCTGTCCCTACCCATGAAGATATGGCAAAACTTGTCCCACAAACACATCCCCGGTTGATGTTACGCACGGAAAACTTACCTGCCATACGCGAGTATTGCAGGAATACTATGAAAATTTCATGGGAGAAAATGGTGTTTAACGCAGAGAAGTGCCTGGAGATACCGTTACCCTCTGAACCACAGAAGTATCCAAATGGTAAATTCAATAAGGATAATCTAAACGATAAAAAGTTGTGGTGGGGAAACCATGACATTGTGGAAGGCCTTCTTTCCCAAGCGGAACTCATGGCGTTTATATATCTAATAGAACAGGATGATAAGTATGCATTGGGAGCGAAACGTATACTCTTACACACTCTGTCCTGGGATCCTTACGGTGCAACGGGGTCGTACTATAACGACGAGGCTGGGATGATTTATATGTATCGTGGAAGCAGAGTGTATGACTGGATTTATCAGGTACTCACGGATGATGAAAAACAAGTGATACAAACGAAAATGAATGATCGTGCAAAGCAGTATTATCAAAACTTGAACAATAACCATACCTGGCGTCCGTATTCCAGCCATGCTAACCGTATCTACCACTTCCTTGGTGAAGCAGGAATAGCGTTTTATAACGAAATCCCGGATGCGCGGAACTGGTTTAACCTTGCAACCGACATTTTTTTTAATATTTACCCGGTCTGGGGTGATGACGACGGGGGATGGCATGAAGGATTAGCCTACTGGTCGTCCTATAGTGGACGTATAACATGGTGGCTACGCGCATTAAGTAGTTTGATGAACCGCAATGCTTATGATTTACCGTTCTTCAAGAATATTGGATACTTCCCAATGTATGCTATGCCGCCAAAGTCGCCTTGTGGAGGATTCGGGGATAAAGCTGAAGAATCAAGTGTATATTCTTCCGCGCGCGGCGTGGTTGGAACTTTTGCGCAGGAGATCGGTAATCCGTACTGGGCATGGTACAGCGCAGGAGGTGGTAGTACGCGGACAGTTAAAGACAGTGCTAAAGTATCTACCCCTATGGGTGTACTGGGATCTATGAATACTGTTGTTGAACCTAATGAACCAGCAGTCCTGCCGTTATCACGTGTTTTCAACGGGACAGGGCTTGCGGTGTTGAATACAACTCTTACCGATGGAAAACAAAATGTGCAGTTGCAGTTTAAGTCAAGCCCTATAGGACGTATATCACACGGTTATAACTCTCAGAACGCATTTCTCCTTACCGCCTACGGCCAGCCGTTATTCCTTAAAAGCAGCCACCGTGACGTTCATGGGAGTAGTCATCACAAAAAGTGGATACAAGAGACAAAATCAGATAATTGTATTCTTATCGATGGTATAGGGCAACAGGTGAGTTCCCGGTTGGCAAAAGGCAATATCCGCGCGTTTTACCATTCAAAAAAGGTGGATTATATTGCGGGAAGCGTAACCCCTGAAACGTATCAGGGAAGGATAAAACGGTTTGACCGCGGAATATTGTTTATACGTCCGGAAACATTCATTATTTTTGATGATATATTGTCAACTTCACCGGTAACAGTGCAATGGTTACTCCACGCACCTGCAAAGTTTGTGATTGACCGGCAAAGAGTTGGGGTGGATACCGAAAAAGCCGGGGTGGTAACTGACTTTTTGTACCCTTCTGGACTAAAATTTGATGTTACTGACTATGAAACACCGCCAAATCCGTTGTACCCTGAACTCAACGAATGGCATCTTTCAGCAGATACGGGTGTGCCATTAGATAAACATACGTTTATAACCGCGATGCGTGTCCACCGCGGAGGTAATACCAGTGAAAATATTGAAATTCCTGAGATTGATAATGGTATCATATCAATTGGGCTTTCTGGCGGAGAAAAAGTTGTTGTTACCCGATTGGCAGGGACATTAAAAAGTGCGGGTAATGATACCGGTAAGGATAATGGCGGTATAGTATCTGACGCAGTGGTTGCAGCGGTGTGGTTGAACTCCAAAGGAGTACCTACAGGAGGGTTTATACATTACGGGACATATTTAAAGTATAATGGCAGGTATATTGTAAAACAGCCCGATAATAAACGTAAAACAACAAAGTATTGTTTTGTTGAATAGTTAACAAAACACTTTAAGTAGTTAACGTTGAAGATTTTTAGAAAGGTTGATTAGTTGTATGGCAAAGAAGAAGCAGGTAACCGCAATTATTGTAGGGGCAGGGCACAGGTCGTTATGTTATGCCGGGTATTCAAAACATCATCCGGATAAACTTAAAATCGTTGGTGTAGCCGATCCCAGTGAACACCGGAGAAAACATACTGCCGAGATTTATGGCTTAACCGAAAAACAGTGTTTTAAATCAGCGGAAGAGTTGGCAAAAAAACCGAAACAAGCAGATTGTATAATCAATGGTACGATGGACATCCAGCATGTACCAACCTCAATACCGCTGCTTAAACGAGGGTATGATATTTTGTTAGAGAAACCCTTTGCTACTAACGAAAAGGAAATGTGGGAACTTTATGATACCGCAGTTAAGTATAAACGCAGGGTAATGATCTGCCATGTGCTGCGGTACGTGCCGTTCCTTACCAAAGTACGGGAACTCATTGCTGCGGGTGAGATCGGTGAAGTAATGAATATTCAAACAGTAGAACACGTTAGTTACCATCATATGGGTATAGGTTTTGTCCGGGGAAAATGGAACCGCGAAGATGTGTGTAAATCAACGATGTTAATGTCAAAATGCTGCCATGACCTTGATATGATTACCTGGATGAAGTCAGGGATTGCGCCAAAACGCGTATCAAGTTTCGGGTCAAACATGTATTTTAATAACCAAAAAATGCCGAAAGGTGCGGGGACACGGTGTTTAGTTGATTGCGAGATTGAACCCAAATGCGACTATTCCGCGAAAAAGCATTATCTTGACCATCCCGGCCGCTGGAGCGCGTATGTTTGGGCTGGGATTGAGCATCTAAAAAACCCGTCGTTTATGGATCGCGTTAAGCATCTCAATAACAGCAATTTCGGGAAATGTATGTGGCGTTGCGATAATAATACAGTTGACCACCAGACTGTGATGATAGAATTTACTGATGGATGCACTGCTTCGCATAATATGGTTGGCGGTGCAGCTATGCCGTCAAGGTC from Elusimicrobiota bacterium encodes the following:
- a CDS encoding DUF4962 domain-containing protein, with protein sequence MPIMPVYSVVFNDSPGMENEWGFRPENEIVKRNPPPFVWRPQVDAVNYGLQIARDKEFSVILYEITGLQRNVHCPDIVLSTGTNFWHVRYTSKNGGVSDWSKTRKFTIGNSAVKFPVPTHEDMAKLVPQTHPRLMLRTENLPAIREYCRNTMKISWEKMVFNAEKCLEIPLPSEPQKYPNGKFNKDNLNDKKLWWGNHDIVEGLLSQAELMAFIYLIEQDDKYALGAKRILLHTLSWDPYGATGSYYNDEAGMIYMYRGSRVYDWIYQVLTDDEKQVIQTKMNDRAKQYYQNLNNNHTWRPYSSHANRIYHFLGEAGIAFYNEIPDARNWFNLATDIFFNIYPVWGDDDGGWHEGLAYWSSYSGRITWWLRALSSLMNRNAYDLPFFKNIGYFPMYAMPPKSPCGGFGDKAEESSVYSSARGVVGTFAQEIGNPYWAWYSAGGGSTRTVKDSAKVSTPMGVLGSMNTVVEPNEPAVLPLSRVFNGTGLAVLNTTLTDGKQNVQLQFKSSPIGRISHGYNSQNAFLLTAYGQPLFLKSSHRDVHGSSHHKKWIQETKSDNCILIDGIGQQVSSRLAKGNIRAFYHSKKVDYIAGSVTPETYQGRIKRFDRGILFIRPETFIIFDDILSTSPVTVQWLLHAPAKFVIDRQRVGVDTEKAGVVTDFLYPSGLKFDVTDYETPPNPLYPELNEWHLSADTGVPLDKHTFITAMRVHRGGNTSENIEIPEIDNGIISIGLSGGEKVVVTRLAGTLKSAGNDTGKDNGGIVSDAVVAAVWLNSKGVPTGGFIHYGTYLKYNGRYIVKQPDNKRKTTKYCFVE
- a CDS encoding anaerobic sulfatase maturase produces the protein MDQFQLLIKPAGPDCNLNCSYCFYSKKSALFPSTKVHRMDDKIVDAMVSQILSQRFPVSVFSWQGGEPTIAGIEFFRKVVAAQMKYGTKGQVVANSFQTNGYLLNDQWCSFFAEYKFFVGLSIDGPGELHDYHRKNFVGEGSWSNAYRATGMLEKHKVEYNILSVISRAGQDKGKETLQWFIGNGFKYLQFIPCVEVGDTSDVTDYSVIPEGYGQFLCDIFDVWHENLDKNVSIRDFDSILEKIVLGRPSMCVYSVECGGYMVVEHDGSVYPCDFFVNPGDALGNVLTSNLADMYESKKYREFNKRKAILPQCCVSCEYVNYCNNGCQKDRVGKNLPKGTQTYLCAGYKKFFGYALPRLKVVAEGIKINMENKK
- a CDS encoding Gfo/Idh/MocA family oxidoreductase, with the translated sequence MAKKKQVTAIIVGAGHRSLCYAGYSKHHPDKLKIVGVADPSEHRRKHTAEIYGLTEKQCFKSAEELAKKPKQADCIINGTMDIQHVPTSIPLLKRGYDILLEKPFATNEKEMWELYDTAVKYKRRVMICHVLRYVPFLTKVRELIAAGEIGEVMNIQTVEHVSYHHMGIGFVRGKWNREDVCKSTMLMSKCCHDLDMITWMKSGIAPKRVSSFGSNMYFNNQKMPKGAGTRCLVDCEIEPKCDYSAKKHYLDHPGRWSAYVWAGIEHLKNPSFMDRVKHLNNSNFGKCMWRCDNNTVDHQTVMIEFTDGCTASHNMVGGAAMPSRSIHLLGTHGEIQGVLHENKFVVRHIDHRPGYETKERVVDLKNEGNLDGAFGGHGGGDLRLAADFVNVMSGEKPSISYTGIEDSVYGHLTGFLADKARRENSVIDFPKLGVKK
- a CDS encoding sulfatase-like hydrolase/transferase, coding for MKPNILFVFADQQRWDTCGCYGIPPVENLTPNLDRMAAEGVRFNHAYTCQPVCGPARAALMTGKYPAEIGCHVNGRMLPLEEKTIAHHISSAGYNVGYIGKWHLASQGPKDGPDSFTRKAIPSDRRGGFKDYWLASDVLEFTSHSYDGHMFDINGNKRVFPENRYRVDVLTDWTIEFLTSVNHEQPFFLFLSFIEPHFQNDHNHHEGPRGSKEKYKNFTPPGDLVDTAGDWREEYPDYLGCVNSLDSNVGRLRSTLAELGLQENTLIIYTADHGSHFRTRNSEYKRSCHDGCIRIPMIIYGPGF
- a CDS encoding sulfatase-like hydrolase/transferase — encoded protein: MKPNILFVFSDQQRWDTCGCYGIPPVENLTPNLDRMASEGVRFNHAYTCQPICGPGRAALMTGKYPAEIGCHVNHRMLPLEEKTIAHHMSSAGYEVGYIGKWHLASEGPKNGPNDFGILSVPPERRGGFKDYWLVADVLEHTSHSYDGYMYDSDGNKRVFPENRFRADVTTDWAIEYLENRKNDKPFFLFLSYIEPHHQNDHNHFEGPHGSKDKYKNFIPPGDLVDTAGNWREEYPDYLGCVNSLDYNLGRLRSTLEKLGIDKNTVIIYTSDHGNHFLTRTSKTYKCSCHDGCIRIPMIIYGPGFTGGKVVEELISLIDLPPTVLTTAGITPPSYMRGNAVQRVVNGDTTNWQDDIFLQISIAQCGRAIRTNKWKYSVCALDKTGRDISSDEYTEDCLYDMESDPHEKNNMVTSPSHKEVRAELAERLKRRMAAAGEKVPKILPKT